From the Maioricimonas rarisocia genome, one window contains:
- a CDS encoding SDR family NAD(P)-dependent oxidoreductase: MNPSKSSDAGRWALVTGASSGIGAGFARQLAGRGWNVILVARRRDRLEELASTLERQHGIRTLVLARDLSEAGAADDIWIRTRDAGCDVHLLVNNAGLSHSSRVEETDVARVEQLLEVNIVALTGLTYRFLPSMLARKSGGIINVASTLAFQPAAYVGAYAASKAYVLHFSEALWTECRDHGVTVTALCPGTTETELFDAAGMDDWLRRRSSQRPETVVAAALDGHERQRSIVVPGLRNRLAAQMYRLLPRRMLLSLTQRLFTPTGEPRAGSGFLT; this comes from the coding sequence GTGAATCCATCGAAATCGTCAGACGCAGGCCGCTGGGCACTGGTCACCGGTGCTTCCTCGGGAATCGGTGCCGGGTTCGCCCGGCAACTCGCCGGCCGCGGCTGGAATGTCATCCTCGTGGCGCGCCGTCGCGACCGACTCGAAGAGCTTGCGAGCACTCTCGAACGCCAGCACGGCATACGAACACTCGTGCTGGCCCGGGATCTGTCCGAAGCGGGCGCGGCAGACGATATCTGGATCCGGACGCGCGACGCCGGATGCGACGTCCATCTGCTGGTCAACAATGCCGGCCTGTCCCACAGCAGTCGCGTCGAGGAAACCGACGTTGCACGAGTGGAACAACTCCTCGAAGTGAACATCGTCGCGTTGACCGGGCTGACCTACCGGTTTCTGCCATCCATGCTGGCCCGAAAGAGTGGCGGAATCATCAACGTCGCTTCGACCCTCGCCTTCCAGCCGGCCGCCTATGTCGGAGCGTACGCTGCGAGCAAGGCTTATGTGCTGCACTTCAGCGAGGCATTGTGGACGGAATGTCGCGACCACGGCGTGACGGTGACGGCACTCTGCCCCGGCACGACCGAGACCGAACTGTTCGATGCAGCCGGCATGGACGACTGGCTGCGGCGACGCTCGTCGCAGCGGCCGGAAACCGTGGTTGCCGCGGCACTCGACGGGCATGAACGCCAGCGGTCGATCGTGGTCCCCGGTCTGCGGAACCGGCTTGCCGCGCAGATGTATCGCCTGCTGCCGCGACGCATGCTCCTGTCGCTGACGCAGCGTCTGTTCACTCCCACGGGCGAACCGCGGGCAGGTTCGGGGTTCTTAACATGA
- a CDS encoding VWA domain-containing protein, with protein MSFRSAPALMISLVVHMALLGAMAAFKLPEILEPDAVAVETVFTEERMQQEFTQDLDIDTTVSENLAVTAGGMVTSNLGAAASQPIAQQKIEKSEVLEDPKLRVTSIGDITVPGLETLGTDLGEGVVSGEVGARVEGYGAAMHRLTQELTRMMRQQQVMAVWLFDASESLKDDREEIRDNFHKIYEELDIASKQATQRGERFAALETMICAYGATVKPLLPKPTSELDAIKSAIDRIQIDNSGVENTFGAVGSMIDQYGKAAGRSQRKLAIIVMTDETGDDERLVEEVIEKAKRFRSPVYIMGREAIFGYPYTRVRWVDPETGLSHWVQVDRGPETAFPECLQYDGFHGRWDSTSSGFGSYGQVRLVKESGGIYFMLSSDEKDLIGSAVRLQRKFDDIAMKEYEPLLLDRREYARQRDSSPFRKTIWEVIVALNPHLDNELNLRRRHYPMEHERFHEEGQTQFARAIRAMTKLNQAIQRLDKIRPLRAQESEQRWRAAYDLAYAQALSYRVRQFQFLLALDQHDTNYPKPEDPKSNTWDIRHVGKLVEPTEKQIQATKVDTEEIERQRQKAIAMFDYVIQQHPNTPWAQRAQQEKNWGFGIAFHDVFWDPRYNTPEFRARIPKF; from the coding sequence ATGTCATTTCGCAGCGCTCCAGCATTGATGATCTCGCTGGTTGTCCATATGGCCCTGCTGGGGGCAATGGCGGCCTTCAAGCTTCCCGAGATTCTCGAACCGGACGCGGTTGCCGTTGAGACGGTCTTCACCGAAGAGCGGATGCAGCAGGAGTTCACCCAGGATCTCGACATCGACACGACGGTCTCCGAGAACCTGGCCGTGACAGCCGGCGGAATGGTCACCTCGAACCTGGGTGCTGCCGCCAGCCAGCCGATCGCTCAGCAGAAGATCGAGAAGTCCGAAGTCCTCGAAGATCCGAAGCTGCGGGTCACGAGTATCGGCGACATCACCGTGCCGGGGCTGGAGACGCTCGGCACCGACCTGGGTGAAGGGGTCGTCAGCGGTGAAGTGGGTGCCCGTGTCGAAGGATACGGAGCCGCCATGCATCGGCTCACGCAGGAGCTGACGCGAATGATGCGGCAGCAGCAGGTCATGGCCGTCTGGCTGTTCGACGCGTCCGAGAGCCTCAAGGACGACCGCGAAGAGATCCGCGACAACTTCCACAAGATTTACGAAGAGCTGGACATCGCCAGCAAACAGGCGACCCAGCGCGGTGAGCGGTTTGCAGCTCTGGAAACGATGATCTGTGCCTATGGGGCGACCGTCAAACCGCTGCTTCCCAAGCCGACCAGCGAACTCGACGCCATCAAGTCGGCCATCGACCGCATCCAGATCGATAACAGCGGCGTCGAGAACACCTTCGGTGCCGTCGGCTCGATGATCGATCAGTACGGCAAGGCCGCCGGCCGGTCGCAGCGAAAGCTGGCCATCATCGTCATGACGGACGAAACCGGCGACGATGAGCGGCTCGTCGAAGAAGTCATCGAGAAGGCCAAACGGTTCCGCTCGCCGGTCTACATCATGGGCCGCGAAGCGATCTTTGGTTACCCGTACACACGCGTCCGCTGGGTCGATCCCGAGACCGGCCTGAGTCACTGGGTTCAGGTTGATCGCGGTCCCGAAACCGCCTTCCCCGAGTGCCTGCAGTACGACGGCTTCCACGGACGCTGGGATTCGACCTCGAGCGGCTTCGGCAGCTACGGGCAGGTCCGTCTGGTCAAGGAGTCAGGCGGCATCTACTTCATGCTCAGCAGCGACGAGAAGGACCTGATCGGCAGTGCCGTCCGGCTGCAGCGGAAGTTCGACGACATCGCCATGAAGGAGTACGAGCCTCTCCTGCTCGACCGCCGCGAGTACGCCAGGCAGCGCGACTCCAGCCCGTTCCGCAAGACGATCTGGGAAGTCATCGTCGCACTCAATCCCCATCTCGACAATGAGCTGAATCTGCGACGCCGGCACTATCCGATGGAACACGAACGGTTCCACGAGGAAGGCCAGACGCAGTTCGCCCGTGCCATCCGCGCGATGACGAAACTGAACCAGGCCATTCAGCGACTGGACAAGATCCGCCCGCTGCGGGCTCAGGAATCAGAACAGCGCTGGCGGGCCGCCTACGACCTCGCCTACGCGCAGGCCCTGTCCTACCGCGTGCGTCAGTTTCAGTTTCTGCTGGCCCTCGACCAGCATGACACAAACTACCCGAAGCCGGAAGATCCCAAATCCAACACATGGGACATCCGCCACGTCGGCAAGCTTGTGGAACCGACCGAGAAACAGATCCAGGCGACGAAGGTGGACACCGAGGAGATCGAGCGGCAGCGTCAGAAGGCGATTGCCATGTTCGACTATGTGATCCAGCAGCACCCCAACACTCCCTGGGCGCAGCGGGCGCAACAGGAGAAGAACTGGGGCTTCGGCATCGCCTTCCACGACGTCTTCTGGGATCCGCGCTACAACACTCCCGAGTTCCGTGCACGCATCCCGAAGTTCTGA
- a CDS encoding alpha/beta hydrolase: MDLQTVTVTDADGTTDLFVRIYGAHKRLERTLVIIHGAGEHSGRYEHFAERVNAAGWRVLALDLRGHGQSGGVPTHIEQFEHYLRDLDAIWSHFNLVPDSTAVFGHSMGGLVSVRYAETRPHNMSAIVLSAPLLGLAVKVPRLKETLGRICALVAPRTRFATEIQPDQLTRNPEALERRDRDPFSIRTVTAAWYFQIIDAMYEAWNEADQIRRPLLLLQGQADEIVDPDAAIAWWLRLASADRTLRLFPEHLHELINELDWEQTTIRILDWLEARMPVRPATSLLQPAP; encoded by the coding sequence GTGGATCTGCAGACCGTCACGGTGACGGACGCTGACGGCACAACGGATCTGTTTGTTCGCATCTATGGTGCCCACAAGCGTTTAGAGCGGACGCTCGTGATTATTCACGGCGCTGGCGAGCACAGCGGTCGGTACGAGCACTTCGCCGAACGCGTCAACGCAGCCGGCTGGCGCGTGCTGGCGCTCGACCTCCGGGGACATGGACAGTCCGGGGGAGTGCCGACGCACATCGAGCAGTTCGAGCACTATCTCCGGGATCTCGACGCGATCTGGAGTCACTTCAACCTCGTCCCCGATTCCACTGCAGTTTTCGGTCACAGCATGGGGGGACTGGTCTCGGTCCGGTATGCCGAAACCCGCCCGCACAACATGTCGGCGATTGTTCTGTCGGCACCGTTGCTGGGGCTGGCGGTGAAGGTGCCCCGGCTGAAAGAGACGCTCGGGCGGATCTGCGCTCTGGTGGCTCCGCGAACCCGGTTCGCGACGGAGATTCAACCCGATCAGTTGACCCGCAATCCGGAGGCCCTCGAACGTCGCGACCGGGACCCGTTCTCGATCCGGACCGTGACCGCTGCCTGGTACTTTCAGATCATCGACGCGATGTACGAGGCGTGGAACGAGGCGGATCAGATTCGGCGACCACTGCTGCTGCTGCAGGGGCAGGCGGACGAAATCGTCGATCCGGATGCAGCCATTGCCTGGTGGCTGCGGCTGGCGTCGGCCGACCGGACGTTGCGGCTGTTCCCCGAGCATCTCCACGAGCTGATCAACGAACTCGACTGGGAACAGACGACGATTCGCATCCTCGACTGGCTCGAAGCCCGCATGCCGGTGCGGCCCGCGACTTCGCTGCTGCAGCCCGCGCCGTAG
- a CDS encoding RNA polymerase sigma factor yields MPATDADKLLVERIRAGDPQAWQECIDRFEGRLIAFVFSRLRNRTTAEDVVQEAFLGFLTALPNYDDRTPLESFLFAITAHKLTDVLRKEGRRPTLPLLAESSSPGAPEPVGRSRVASSLMRSHERRGREEQVICECLQELIAGWRAQGEFQRLKCIELLFVQGRSNKDVAARLGISEQDVANHKSFVVRKLKEAVRLAKVSTGTLAVDFLEQDDV; encoded by the coding sequence ATGCCCGCAACTGACGCTGACAAACTGCTCGTGGAACGGATTCGCGCCGGCGATCCACAGGCCTGGCAGGAATGCATCGACCGTTTCGAAGGCCGGTTGATCGCTTTCGTCTTCAGCCGGTTGCGGAACCGCACCACCGCCGAAGATGTCGTGCAGGAAGCGTTTCTCGGATTCCTCACCGCCCTGCCCAACTACGACGATCGCACGCCGCTGGAGAGCTTTCTGTTTGCGATCACGGCTCACAAGCTGACGGACGTGCTCCGTAAGGAGGGGCGTCGGCCGACTCTCCCGCTGCTGGCCGAATCCTCGTCACCCGGTGCGCCCGAACCGGTCGGTCGCAGTCGCGTGGCGTCCAGCCTGATGCGCAGTCACGAGCGCCGCGGCCGGGAGGAGCAGGTGATCTGCGAGTGTTTGCAGGAGCTGATTGCCGGCTGGCGCGCGCAGGGGGAGTTTCAGCGGCTCAAGTGCATCGAGCTGCTGTTCGTGCAGGGACGGTCCAACAAGGACGTGGCCGCCCGACTCGGAATCTCCGAGCAGGACGTCGCCAACCACAAGAGCTTCGTGGTCCGCAAGCTCAAGGAGGCGGTCCGGCTCGCCAAAGTCTCGACGGGAACTCTGGCGGTCGACTTTCTCGAGCAGGACGACGTCTGA
- a CDS encoding M20/M25/M40 family metallo-hydrolase — protein sequence MIDNLNGNFDRRAVDRVTKLMAIPGPSGREAAVAAHVTGLLKEAGVPDSAIRHDSAARRAGTGGEIGNLIVKLPGTVRGPRRLMMAHMDTVPLCEGAEPVRRGDWIHARSSDTALGGDNRAGVAVVLNSALTLLEQELPHPPLTLLFTVQEEVGLLGARHVTKGQLGKPELCFNWDGGAPNIAVIGATGDDHLDIEVQGLASHAGAHPEDGVSAIAIASRAIADLTDNGWHGLITKGRNTGTSNIGFVSGGAATNVVMNHVVLRAEARSHKPQFRRKIVNEFRKAFERAARNTTSADGQTGQVQISVRDKYEAFRMPKTSPCVKTALAAVAKAGMEPQTRIVNGGLDANWMYAHGLPTVTLGCGQAGIHTVEETLHIPSFLAACQVGVLVASATESSAD from the coding sequence ATGATCGACAACCTCAACGGAAACTTCGACCGCCGCGCCGTCGACCGCGTCACAAAGCTGATGGCCATCCCCGGCCCGAGTGGACGCGAAGCCGCGGTCGCTGCACATGTGACCGGGCTGCTCAAGGAAGCAGGCGTTCCCGACTCCGCCATCCGGCATGACTCTGCAGCCCGCCGGGCCGGTACCGGGGGAGAGATCGGCAACCTGATCGTCAAACTGCCCGGCACGGTCCGGGGACCGCGACGCCTGATGATGGCGCACATGGACACCGTCCCGCTCTGTGAAGGAGCCGAACCGGTTCGCCGTGGCGACTGGATTCACGCCCGCAGTTCTGACACGGCACTGGGCGGGGACAACCGGGCCGGAGTCGCCGTCGTACTCAACTCCGCCCTCACGTTGCTCGAACAGGAACTGCCGCACCCGCCCCTCACCCTGCTGTTCACGGTTCAGGAAGAGGTTGGACTGCTCGGCGCCCGGCACGTCACGAAGGGGCAACTCGGCAAGCCGGAACTCTGCTTCAACTGGGATGGCGGCGCCCCCAATATTGCCGTCATCGGAGCGACGGGCGACGATCACCTCGACATCGAAGTCCAGGGACTCGCCAGCCATGCCGGCGCGCATCCAGAGGATGGCGTCAGCGCCATCGCCATCGCCTCCAGGGCGATCGCCGACCTGACCGACAACGGCTGGCACGGGCTGATCACGAAGGGGCGCAACACCGGCACTTCGAACATCGGCTTCGTCTCAGGCGGCGCTGCAACCAACGTCGTGATGAACCATGTCGTGCTTCGTGCCGAAGCGCGAAGCCACAAGCCGCAGTTCCGCCGCAAGATCGTCAACGAGTTCCGCAAGGCCTTCGAGCGCGCCGCCCGCAACACGACCAGCGCGGACGGCCAGACGGGACAGGTTCAGATCAGTGTTCGCGACAAGTACGAAGCGTTCCGGATGCCGAAGACCTCTCCCTGCGTGAAGACGGCACTCGCTGCCGTCGCCAAAGCGGGAATGGAACCGCAGACGCGGATCGTCAACGGCGGCCTCGATGCGAACTGGATGTACGCCCACGGCCTGCCGACCGTGACGCTCGGATGCGGTCAGGCGGGCATCCACACCGTCGAGGAAACGCTCCACATTCCCAGCTTCCTTGCCGCCTGCCAGGTCGGAGTTCTTGTCGCCTCGGCCACCGAGTCGTCAGCCGACTGA
- a CDS encoding Nramp family divalent metal transporter has product MQDRMRPRLLLTVIGPGMLVAATGVGAGDLATGALAGSKLGVAVAWAVLLGAGLKFVLNEGLARWQLSTGTTILEGAIARFGRPLRLIVLTYIIAWTYFTGAALMSACGVAAHAIAPISEASVDKVLYGLLHSATALVLIRLGGFPLFERVMRLCIGVMFVTVLATAIALRPDWQTLASGVLLPTIPNRTGDGLRWTVALAGGVGGTLTILCYGYWIREAGRTRPSDLTTCRWDLASGYLMTATFGICMLIIGSRISVEGRSAELLVVLADELRGPLGPVGRWTFLIGGWGAVFSSMLGVWQSVPYLFADACLYQPGQAGAQDPARYRRYYRSFLLMTATVPVAGMFGTFEQIQMLYAVFGALFIPLLAVGLLYFNGAGGLVDTQARNSVLTTGLLLVAVGLFAAFGYFELYRKLFGN; this is encoded by the coding sequence ATGCAAGATCGAATGCGTCCGCGGCTGCTGCTGACGGTTATTGGCCCCGGAATGCTGGTTGCCGCCACCGGTGTCGGTGCCGGGGACCTGGCCACCGGTGCGCTGGCCGGCAGCAAACTCGGCGTAGCGGTTGCGTGGGCCGTCCTGCTGGGAGCCGGGCTGAAATTCGTTCTTAATGAAGGGCTGGCCCGCTGGCAGCTCTCGACCGGCACGACGATTCTCGAAGGTGCGATCGCCCGCTTCGGTCGTCCCCTGCGCCTGATCGTGCTGACCTACATCATCGCGTGGACGTACTTCACCGGTGCCGCACTGATGAGCGCCTGCGGTGTTGCAGCACATGCCATCGCCCCCATCTCTGAGGCGAGCGTTGACAAGGTCCTGTATGGACTGCTGCATAGTGCCACAGCGCTCGTGCTGATTCGCCTGGGCGGCTTCCCGCTGTTTGAACGAGTGATGCGTTTGTGCATCGGCGTCATGTTCGTCACCGTGCTCGCGACGGCAATTGCACTCCGTCCTGACTGGCAGACACTGGCGTCGGGGGTGCTGCTTCCCACCATCCCCAACCGGACAGGCGACGGCCTGCGATGGACAGTGGCTCTGGCCGGAGGAGTCGGTGGCACATTGACCATCCTCTGCTATGGTTACTGGATCCGTGAAGCGGGCCGCACGCGCCCCAGCGACCTGACAACCTGCCGTTGGGATCTGGCGAGCGGATATCTGATGACGGCCACATTCGGCATCTGTATGCTGATTATCGGCAGTCGTATTTCGGTGGAAGGACGGTCGGCAGAGCTGCTGGTCGTCCTTGCTGACGAACTGCGTGGCCCCCTGGGGCCGGTTGGACGGTGGACGTTTCTGATTGGAGGATGGGGGGCGGTTTTCAGCAGTATGCTGGGGGTCTGGCAAAGTGTCCCCTATCTTTTTGCAGATGCATGCCTGTATCAACCTGGACAGGCGGGAGCCCAGGATCCGGCGCGGTACAGACGGTATTACCGCTCCTTCCTGCTGATGACGGCAACGGTTCCCGTTGCGGGGATGTTCGGAACGTTTGAACAGATCCAGATGCTGTACGCAGTCTTTGGCGCCTTGTTTATTCCCCTGCTGGCGGTTGGCTTACTATACTTCAACGGCGCTGGCGGACTGGTCGACACTCAGGCACGCAATTCTGTCCTGACGACCGGTCTGCTTCTGGTGGCGGTTGGTCTGTTCGCAGCATTCGGTTACTTCGAGCTGTACAGAAAACTGTTCGGGAATTGA
- a CDS encoding Do family serine endopeptidase: MPNTQRSSFWILTAVGGVCLGAAAVALSQPGDTQQQTREMATAENLSVAFRDVARRVLPAVVSIETRTKAVEVGGADDLPLDDELFQQFFGNRPDLQEMFRNRQIPPREGKGSGFIIDGSGIVLTNSHVVEDADRIIVRLYDGREIEASSWASDARSDVAIVRVDADDPLPAVPLGDSDRSEIGDWVLALGNPFDIGVTVTAGIISAKGRATGINERESYLQTDAAINPGNSGGPLVSLTGEVVGINTAISTRSGGYDGVGFAIPVNMARWVADQLVEEGRVRRAYLGVALQELTGELRRQFDIPAGKGALVGQVFPDTPASRAGFREGDVILEFDGREIPNRTVLQELVEISEVDRQYPVIVKRGGERVTINVTLEEMPGDFTPALRRSQRGENGESTPEPDGVEKFGLEVTELSEEMRERLRLPEGTSGVLVRRVAPGSSAAQAGLQPGDVIVQVRTKPVGSPEEFEEQTQDLSLEDGILMLIRRGTGTLFIVLKPVD, from the coding sequence ATGCCAAACACACAACGCAGCAGCTTCTGGATTCTGACGGCGGTTGGCGGCGTCTGCCTCGGCGCCGCCGCGGTCGCACTTTCGCAACCGGGCGACACGCAACAGCAAACCCGTGAAATGGCGACTGCTGAGAACCTGTCCGTCGCGTTCCGCGATGTGGCGCGGCGGGTTCTGCCTGCGGTCGTCTCGATCGAAACCCGCACGAAAGCGGTTGAAGTCGGCGGAGCGGACGATTTGCCACTCGACGACGAACTGTTCCAGCAGTTCTTCGGCAACCGCCCGGATCTGCAGGAGATGTTCCGCAACCGCCAGATTCCTCCGCGGGAAGGGAAAGGATCGGGCTTCATCATCGATGGCAGCGGCATCGTTCTCACCAACAGCCACGTCGTGGAGGATGCGGACCGCATCATCGTCCGGCTGTACGACGGTCGGGAGATCGAGGCGAGTTCCTGGGCGTCCGATGCCCGCTCCGACGTCGCGATCGTTCGTGTCGACGCGGACGACCCGCTGCCGGCTGTGCCTCTGGGAGACAGCGACCGGTCCGAAATCGGCGACTGGGTGCTGGCGCTGGGCAATCCGTTCGACATCGGCGTGACCGTGACGGCGGGCATCATCAGCGCCAAGGGGCGGGCCACCGGCATCAACGAGCGCGAGAGCTATCTGCAGACCGATGCCGCGATCAATCCCGGCAACAGCGGAGGTCCGCTCGTGAGCCTGACTGGTGAAGTGGTCGGCATCAACACGGCGATCTCGACCCGCAGCGGCGGATATGACGGAGTCGGATTCGCGATTCCGGTCAATATGGCCCGCTGGGTCGCCGATCAGCTCGTCGAAGAAGGACGCGTGCGGCGGGCCTACCTGGGCGTCGCCCTGCAGGAACTGACCGGAGAACTGCGTCGCCAGTTTGACATCCCTGCCGGAAAAGGGGCACTGGTGGGCCAGGTCTTCCCCGACACGCCGGCATCCCGGGCCGGTTTTCGCGAAGGAGATGTGATTCTCGAGTTTGACGGTCGGGAGATCCCCAATCGAACCGTTCTGCAGGAACTGGTCGAGATCTCCGAAGTGGACAGACAATATCCGGTCATCGTCAAGCGCGGCGGCGAACGGGTGACCATCAATGTCACGCTGGAAGAAATGCCAGGCGACTTCACACCGGCTCTGCGACGCAGCCAGCGTGGTGAGAACGGTGAATCGACGCCAGAGCCGGACGGAGTCGAGAAGTTCGGCCTCGAAGTGACCGAGCTGTCCGAGGAGATGCGCGAGAGATTGCGCCTGCCGGAAGGAACTTCGGGCGTACTCGTCCGCCGTGTCGCCCCCGGATCATCGGCGGCACAGGCCGGACTGCAGCCGGGCGACGTGATCGTTCAGGTCCGCACGAAGCCGGTCGGCTCCCCGGAAGAGTTCGAAGAACAGACGCAGGACCTGTCGCTGGAGGATGGCATCCTGATGCTGATCCGCCGCGGCACGGGAACGTTGTTCATCGTGCTCAAGCCGGTCGATTGA
- a CDS encoding NAD(P)H-hydrate epimerase, with amino-acid sequence MSEPDTSLTRDDVRDVDRRAIEELGMPGVVLMENAGRETARVFRKGGLDGEVVICCGKGNNGGDGYVIARHLEIEGVAVRTLVFAEPDDITGDAEVNLRVLQQSGANVEFLPEPDSDDLEQRLADADWIVDALLGTGVRGELREPLPAVIASINAAPGQVGAVDLPSGMDCDTGERLGECVRAERTATFVARKRGFDAPGTAEWTGDVHVVSIGVPRSLLTSYGLR; translated from the coding sequence ATGTCTGAGCCCGACACGAGTCTGACACGCGACGACGTCCGCGATGTCGACCGGCGTGCCATCGAGGAACTGGGAATGCCCGGTGTCGTTCTCATGGAGAACGCAGGACGTGAAACCGCCCGGGTGTTTCGCAAGGGGGGACTCGATGGTGAGGTGGTCATCTGCTGCGGAAAGGGGAACAACGGTGGTGACGGCTACGTGATCGCCAGACACCTCGAAATCGAGGGAGTTGCGGTCCGAACTCTCGTCTTCGCCGAGCCGGATGACATCACCGGCGATGCCGAGGTCAACCTGCGGGTCCTGCAGCAGTCGGGCGCGAACGTCGAGTTTCTGCCGGAACCGGACTCCGACGACCTCGAGCAACGCCTGGCAGACGCGGACTGGATCGTCGATGCGCTGCTCGGAACAGGTGTCCGCGGCGAACTGCGGGAGCCGCTCCCGGCGGTGATCGCTTCCATCAACGCAGCCCCCGGACAGGTGGGGGCGGTCGACCTGCCGTCCGGGATGGACTGCGATACCGGTGAACGCCTCGGTGAGTGCGTGCGGGCTGAGCGGACGGCGACGTTTGTCGCCCGCAAACGCGGATTCGATGCCCCCGGCACGGCCGAGTGGACGGGAGACGTCCACGTTGTGTCGATTGGCGTGCCGCGCAGCCTGTTGACGTCCTACGGTTTACGCTGA
- a CDS encoding vWA domain-containing protein — MHGLTRDLPAWSISLVINLSLLLVLHAMVREVQRQDDPTAITSIVDELDREEFQFSEATAVDQLGNQGDTHSMTPSMSVATALGQTEKPPEQKIEETLLPTPLPFREAPDMAFEAQLATAQEVKGTTDDARGGVEGTMDRITYEIAASLKERKTLVVWLFDASGSLEERRAAIADRFENVYSQLDKMGARGALHTAVASFGESATLMTPTPVQDPAKLVEAVRKIKVDESGKEHVFGAVRLVVEKWKTFHSHEGRWNKLVFIVTDEKGDDAEQHLESVINQAKRFSFRCYAVGNAAVFGQEKDYVKFTFEDGYEVQRPVDRGPETAFPQALQLPFWGSGTEWRLRKMSASYGPYALTRLCAETGGMYLITDDTGGYSFDRSVMRDYTPDYRPVRMQEQEIRRHPAKAALVQVAGMSYVQSIPVPQLRFLHVNDNILRSEITEAQKPVAEIEYRLIQMQQVLSQVEDAARNLSEPRWRASFDLAMGRVLAMLVRLRGYNIMLANMKSTPKTFEKAENNQWILQPSSSIDTGPVIRKAADQAREYLKRVIDNHPGTPWATLAEKELAQDLGWEWEESHRPIPGLNGRENVTEEEVRLLLAEEEERRRQESGAAKPRKLPNL, encoded by the coding sequence ATGCACGGTCTGACACGCGACCTGCCTGCCTGGTCGATCAGCCTGGTGATCAACCTTTCGCTCCTGCTGGTGCTGCACGCCATGGTGCGTGAAGTGCAGCGGCAGGACGATCCCACTGCGATTACGAGCATCGTCGACGAACTGGACCGCGAAGAGTTCCAGTTCAGCGAAGCTACAGCAGTCGACCAGTTGGGCAATCAGGGTGATACCCACTCGATGACGCCCTCAATGAGCGTCGCCACCGCGCTGGGCCAGACCGAGAAGCCTCCCGAGCAGAAGATCGAAGAAACGCTTCTGCCGACGCCACTGCCGTTCCGCGAAGCGCCCGACATGGCGTTCGAAGCGCAGCTGGCCACCGCTCAGGAGGTGAAGGGGACGACCGACGACGCCCGCGGCGGTGTCGAAGGGACGATGGACCGCATCACGTACGAAATCGCCGCCTCGCTGAAGGAACGCAAGACGCTCGTCGTCTGGCTGTTCGATGCTTCGGGCTCGCTCGAAGAACGGCGCGCCGCCATCGCCGATCGGTTCGAGAACGTCTATTCGCAGCTGGACAAGATGGGGGCTCGCGGTGCACTCCACACGGCCGTGGCCAGTTTCGGTGAGTCCGCCACGCTGATGACGCCCACGCCTGTCCAGGATCCCGCAAAGCTGGTCGAGGCGGTCCGCAAGATCAAGGTGGACGAAAGCGGCAAGGAGCATGTCTTCGGTGCCGTCCGTCTGGTCGTCGAGAAGTGGAAGACGTTCCACAGTCACGAGGGTCGCTGGAACAAGCTCGTCTTCATCGTCACCGACGAGAAGGGAGACGACGCCGAGCAGCATCTCGAATCGGTCATCAACCAGGCGAAGCGGTTCAGCTTCCGCTGCTATGCGGTTGGAAACGCGGCCGTCTTCGGGCAGGAAAAAGACTACGTCAAATTCACGTTCGAAGATGGCTACGAAGTCCAGCGTCCCGTCGACCGGGGACCGGAAACCGCCTTCCCGCAGGCGCTGCAGCTCCCCTTCTGGGGAAGCGGAACCGAATGGCGTCTCAGGAAGATGTCGGCCAGCTATGGCCCGTACGCCCTCACGCGGCTGTGTGCCGAGACCGGTGGCATGTATCTCATCACCGACGACACTGGCGGCTACAGCTTCGACCGGTCAGTGATGCGGGACTATACGCCGGACTACCGCCCCGTCCGCATGCAGGAGCAGGAAATCCGCCGTCACCCGGCCAAAGCGGCTCTGGTGCAGGTGGCGGGAATGTCATACGTGCAGTCGATCCCCGTTCCGCAGCTCCGCTTCCTGCATGTCAACGACAACATTCTGCGATCCGAGATCACCGAAGCACAGAAGCCGGTCGCCGAGATCGAATACCGGCTGATCCAGATGCAGCAGGTGCTCTCGCAGGTCGAAGATGCCGCCAGAAACCTGAGCGAGCCCCGCTGGCGGGCCAGCTTCGACCTGGCCATGGGTCGCGTGCTGGCAATGCTGGTGCGGCTGCGCGGGTACAACATCATGCTCGCCAACATGAAGAGCACGCCGAAGACATTCGAGAAGGCCGAGAACAACCAGTGGATCCTGCAGCCTTCCAGCAGCATCGACACCGGGCCGGTGATCCGTAAGGCGGCTGACCAGGCCCGCGAATACCTCAAGCGGGTGATCGACAATCACCCGGGCACCCCCTGGGCCACGCTGGCCGAGAAGGAGCTGGCACAGGACCTTGGCTGGGAATGGGAAGAAAGTCATCGTCCGATTCCTGGTCTGAACGGACGGGAGAACGTCACCGAAGAAGAAGTTCGCCTGCTGCTCGCCGAAGAGGAGGAGCGCCGCCGCCAGGAATCCGGCGCAGCCAAGCCCCGCAAGCTGCCAAACCTCTGA